In a single window of the Lynx canadensis isolate LIC74 chromosome E2, mLynCan4.pri.v2, whole genome shotgun sequence genome:
- the CACNG8 gene encoding voltage-dependent calcium channel gamma-8 subunit, whose translation MTIAISTDYWLYTRAFICNTTNLTAGDDAPAHRGGSGSSEKKDPGGLTHSGLWRICCLEGLKRGVCVKINHFPEDTDYDHDSAEYLLRVVRASSIFPILSAILLLLGGVCVAASRVYKSKRNIILGAGILFVAAGLSNIIGVIVYISANAGEPGPKRDEEKKNHYSYGWSFYFGGLSFILAEVIGVLAVNIYIERSREAHCQSRSDLLKAGGGAGGSGGSGPSAILRLPSYRFRYRRRSRSSSRSSEPSPSRDASPGGAGGPGFASTDISMYTLSRDPSKGSVAAGLAGAGGGGGGGGAGGAYGGAAAGAGGGGGAGAERDRGGAPGFLTLHNAFPKEAGGGVTVTVTGPPAAPAPAPPAPAAPAPGTLAKEAAASNTNTLNRKTTPV comes from the exons ATGACCATCGCCATCAGCACCGACTACTGGCTGTACACGCGCGCGTTCATCTGCAACACCACCAACCTCACGGCCGGCGACGACGCGCCGGCCCACCGCGGGGGCAGCGGCTCCTCGGAGAAGAAGGACCCCGGCGGCCTCACCCACTCGGGGCTCTGGAGGATATGCTGCCTGGAAG GGTTGAAAAGAGGTGTCTGCGTGAAGATCAACCATTTCCCGGAGGACACGGACTACGACCATGACAGCGCGGAGTATCTGCTCC GAGTCGTCCGGGCCTCCAGCATCTTTCCCATCCTCAGCGCCATCCTGCTGCTGCTCGGGGGCGTGTGCGTGGCGGCCTCCCGGGTCTACAAATCCAAGAGGAACATCATTCTGGGCGCAGGGATCCTGTTCGTGgcagcag GCCTGAGCAACATCATCGGCGTGATCGTGTACATCTCGGCCAACGCGGGCGAGCCGGGTCCGAAGCGGGACGAGGAGAAGAAGAACCACTACTCGTACGGCTGGTCCTTCTACTTCGGCGGGCTGTCGTTCATCCTGGCCGAGGTGATCGGCGTGCTGGCCGTCAACATCTACATCGAGCGCAGCCGCGAGGCGCACTGCCAGTCTCGCTCGGACCTGCTCAAGGCcggcgggggcgcgggcggcAGTGGCGGGAGCGGCCCCTCGGCCATCCTCCGTCTGCCCAGTTACCGCTTCCGCTACCGCCGCCGCTCCCGCTCTAGCTCCCGCTCCAGCGAGCCGTCGCCGTCGCGGGACGCGTCTCCCGGCGGCGCCGGGGGCCCGGGCTTCGCCTCCACGGACATCTCCATGTACACTCTCAGCCGCGACCCGTCCAAGGGCAGCGTGGCCGCGGGGCTGGCgggggccggcggcggcggcggcggtggcggagCCGGCGGGGCGTACGGCGGCGCGGCtgcgggcgcgggcggcggcggcggggcgggcgccGAGCGGGACCGCGGGGGGGCGCCCGGCTTCCTCACGCTGCACAATGCCTTCCCCAAGGAGGCGGGCGGCGGGGTCACGGTCACGGTCACCGGGCCGCccgccgcgcccgcgcccgccccgccTGCGCCCGCGGCGCCAGCCCCCGGGACCCTGGCCAAGGAGGCCGCCGCCTCCAACACCAACACGCTCAACAGGAAAACCACGCCGGTGTAG